DNA from Asanoa sp. WMMD1127:
CGCGCTGGCCGGCCTCGGGGCCGCCGGGCTCTACGCGGTCGCCGGGCGGTTCGTGGTGCTGGGCCAGTTCGCCAACCAGGGCATCTCGCAGGCGGTGCAGCCGCGGCTGGCCGAGGCGCTCGCGGTCAAGGACCGCCCGGCCGCCAACACCCTCTACCAGACCGCGACCGGCTGGCTGATGCTGCTCACCTGGCCGCTCTATCTGCTGGTGATGACGTACGCGCCGGCGTACCTGGGCATCTTCGGCACCGCCTTTCGCGAGGGCGCCCCGATCGTGGTGGTGCTGGCCGCCGCGATGCTGGTCGCCACCGGCTGCGGGATGGTCGACATCGTGCTGTCGATGGCCGGCCGCACCTCGTGGAACCTCGGCAACGTGCTGGTCGCGCTGGGGCTGACGATCGCCCTGGATCTCGCGCTGATTCCGCGGCTGGGCGCCCTCGGCGCCGCGATCGGACTGGCTGCCGCCGTGGTCGCCAACAACGTGCTGCCGCTCGCCCAGGTCGGGCTCGGCCTGCGGCTCCACCCGTTCGGCGCGGGCTGGCTGTCGGCGGCGGCCGTCACGGTGCTCAGCTTCGGCGTCGCGCCGCAGGTCGTCGGCGCCGTGCTCGGTGGCGGCGCGGGCGCGACCGTGACCGCGCTCACGGTCGCCGCGGCCATGTATCTGGCCGGCGTCCGCCTCCTGCGCCGGCCGCTCGCGTTGGACGCCTTGAAGTCGCTGCGCCGGAAGCGTTGATGCGCCCCGGGTTTACGGTCCGTCCGACGAAAGAGGAGAAACGTGGTCGCGCGTATCCCCGCCGCCGTTGTGTCCGTCGCCGTCCTGGCCGTGCTGGCCGCCTGCACCACGACCGCACCGACGCCCGCGCCGTCGGCCGATTTCGAGCGGCATCCGGCCGGGGTGGCGACGCGGACCGGTCCGTTCGAGAGCGGGCCGGTGAAGCCGCCGACGGACAAGGTCTGGGTCGGCGCCTGGGTCAAGCCCGACGTGTGGGGACAGGCCGGCCGGCGCGCCGCGGTCGCCAAGGTGGAGAAGTCGCTCGGCCGCCGGTTCGACGTCATCAACACCTACCGGACGTTCGACGAGAAGTTCTGGACCGAGACCGACAAGGAGTACGTCAAGCGGGGCAGCATCGTAATGGTCAGCTGGGCCTCCGGCGACACGCGGTCCATGCTGGACGGTCGGCACGACGACCAGATCCGGGCCCAGGCCAAGCGGGTCGCGCGGGCGAAGCGGCCGGTGATGATGCGGTTCCGCTGGGAGATGGACCGGCCGAACCTGCGGGCCACCATGTGGTCGCCGGAGGACTACATCGCGGCGTGGAAGTACGTCCGCCGGATCTTCACGCAGGAGGGCGCCACCAACGCCTCGTGGGTGTGGTGCCCGACGGCCGAGGGCTTCGACCGCGGTGACGCGCCGCTGTTCTATCCCGGTGACGACCAGGTCGACTGGACCTGCGTCGACGTCTACGCGAGCAGCGACTACCGCCCGCTCGACGAGCTCATGGGCAACTTCCTGAAGTGGGCAGCGCAGCGGCCCAAGCCGATCATCGTCGGTGAGTTCGGGGTGGCGCGGGAATGGGGATCGCAGCGGCGGAGGGAGTGGATCCGCGATGCGACCCGGGTGTTCAAGGCCAACCCGCAGATCCGGGCGGTCGCCTACTTCGACTCCGACCCGAACGACAACCCGTCGACGCTGCATTTCAAGATCTCGGACGACGAGCCCGCCTTCGCCGCCTTCCGCGAGCTGGCCGACGAGCTGTCAGGCGTACCGCGCGGCTAGGCGGTTCGCGGTCTGGCGCATGCGCTCGCGCAGCTCCGGCGGGTCGAGCACCTCGACGTCGACGCCGAGCCGGAGCAGCTCGCCGTGGGCGTGGTCGACCGACTCGATCGGGATGGTCGCGGTGCACCAGCCGTGTTCGCCCTCGACGGCGTCGTCGACCGGCCACCGTGCGCGGCCGGCCGGGGAGAGGCGGATCGTGGCGTGCCCGGTGACCAGCCGCGCCCGGAAGTCGGCGACGCCCGCCTGCCAGTGGGCGGCGAGGTCGAAGTCGGCCGGACGGGCGAACCGCTCGTCCGTGGTGGTCAACGCGACGATCTGGTTGACCCGGTACGTCGCGGGCCGTGCGCTGCCCGGTCGGGCCGCCACCACGTACCACCGGCCGCCTTTGAGCACCAGGCCGTAGGGGTCGACCGTGCGCTCGACGTCGCGCTCCCACCCTCGATAGTGGATGGTGATCCGACGCTCCTCCCAGACGGCGGCGGCCACGGCCGACAGGTGCGGTGACGGATCGCCGTCGGTGTACCAGTTGGTCGCGTCGAGGTGGAACCGCTGCGCGATCGCCTGGGCCCGCTCCCGCAGGGCGACCGGCAGCGCGGCCTCCAGCTTGAGCCGCGACGCGGCGACCAGCGCCGAGAGGCCGAGCTCCGCGGCCGGGCCCGGCAGGGCGTGCAGCGCGAGCGCCCCGGCCTCGGGCTCGGTCAGGCCGGTGAGCCGCGTGCGGAAGCCGTCGAGCAGCTGGTAGCCGCCGTCGTGCCCGGCCTCGCCGTAGAGCGGGACGCCGGCGGCGTGCAGCGCCTCGACGTCGCGGTAGATGGTGCGGACGGATACCTCGAGCTCGGCGGCGAGCTGGCCGGCCGTCAGCCGGCCGCGATTCTGCAGCAGCAGGAGGAGGGAGAGCAGTCGACTCGCGCGCACTTCGCTGACACTAGCTGCCAGGGAAGAGCCCTTAGCGTCGCGGTCATGAGTGACTTCG
Protein-coding regions in this window:
- a CDS encoding glycosyl hydrolase — translated: MVARIPAAVVSVAVLAVLAACTTTAPTPAPSADFERHPAGVATRTGPFESGPVKPPTDKVWVGAWVKPDVWGQAGRRAAVAKVEKSLGRRFDVINTYRTFDEKFWTETDKEYVKRGSIVMVSWASGDTRSMLDGRHDDQIRAQAKRVARAKRPVMMRFRWEMDRPNLRATMWSPEDYIAAWKYVRRIFTQEGATNASWVWCPTAEGFDRGDAPLFYPGDDQVDWTCVDVYASSDYRPLDELMGNFLKWAAQRPKPIIVGEFGVAREWGSQRRREWIRDATRVFKANPQIRAVAYFDSDPNDNPSTLHFKISDDEPAFAAFRELADELSGVPRG
- a CDS encoding YafY family protein — encoded protein: MRASRLLSLLLLLQNRGRLTAGQLAAELEVSVRTIYRDVEALHAAGVPLYGEAGHDGGYQLLDGFRTRLTGLTEPEAGALALHALPGPAAELGLSALVAASRLKLEAALPVALRERAQAIAQRFHLDATNWYTDGDPSPHLSAVAAAVWEERRITIHYRGWERDVERTVDPYGLVLKGGRWYVVAARPGSARPATYRVNQIVALTTTDERFARPADFDLAAHWQAGVADFRARLVTGHATIRLSPAGRARWPVDDAVEGEHGWCTATIPIESVDHAHGELLRLGVDVEVLDPPELRERMRQTANRLAARYA